GCGAATCTCTCCGAGGATTACTTCACAAATCGCCAGGATAGGTACTATTTATTCCACTCCAGGTCTATTTCCGACTACTATCATGCCGTGCAGAAGGCAGTTGGCTCTTTGAGCTTCAAGCTTCTCCCTGCAAACAATAAGCAGCGTTTCTTGTTGCAGTGGCCAACATCCAATGAGGCATGCGATCCGCTTGTGAATGTAGAGATGTTCATTAAGGACTGCAACAGGGTGCTGCGTCCTGTTTTGAAAACGCATTGTGGAACAAAGCCACTGCAAGCAGATGCCGTGAAAAATCCTGATACGGTCGTCTATGCTGTTTCCTCCTTTGTGCCGCTTTTAAAGCCCGACTTTTCCACCGAGAAGCCGGCAATACTTCGCATCATGTCCTTTTTGGAGGACAAAAACTCATCATTCACTTTCACCGCCGGATATTTCAACATGCACAAGGATTTATTAGATAGGATATCGCATTCCTTAGCATCAGGGAGGATTATAACTGCTGCACCGCAGGCAAACTCGTTCTACCGCTCTAAAGGAGTTTCAAAATATGTTCCTGATGCATACTTGTACAATGCCAAAAAGTTTATCAGCAAGATCACAAAGTTGCATAAGCAGGATCTCGTAAAGCTATTGGAGTGGCAAAACGGTGTGATACATCATCCAGGGGGGTGGTCTTATCATGCCAAGGGCATCTGGGTGAATCTgccaaatgaaaaagagcCCTCGATTTCGGTTGTTGGTTCCTCGAATTACACTAAAAGGGCTTATTCGCTCGATCTCGAGACAAACGCGGTGATAATCACCAAGAGCCCGGATTTAAAGGGAAGAATGATGAAGGAAGTCGATCATCTTTGCCAGCATACGAATGAATTGGCACTAGACGATTTCAACAAGCCTGACAAGCACATTGGTATTGGTGTGAAGTTGGCAGCCACAATGCTTGGTAAAATGCTCTAAATAGGCCGGTGCTGTTTTCGTTCTGTTCTGTGGCTGccttttccttcattttgCATGTATATACTTAGAACCTGAATAGATGAATCAACGAATTTTACGAGTACAGGGTGTAGTCTAAACAAATGAAAGACGAAAAGCTGAATTAAAGCGCATACACACGTGGCCGCGGAATATTTGTGctggaaataaagaaaaaaaggccTGTAAGAGAAACGTCAATAGCACATCGATTACTGTTGgctcttcttttcagcaACAACACTTCTCCTGCTTCTGACGGCAGCTGCCAACTCCTTGAGCACCGTCACTGTATCCTCCCAGGATATGCAAGCATCGGTTATCGAGCATCCGTACTTAAGCTTGTCCTTTCCTCCTTCTGGTGGAATATCCTGGCGTCCTTCGACAATATTCGACTCTATCATCAAACCACAGATGTGCGTGTTTCCCGATGCGATCTGTTTGGCAACGTTTGCAGCAACCTTTGGCTGGTTTCTGTGGTCCTTCTGCGAGTTTCCATGAGAGCAATCCACCATAATACGAGCCTCGCCTGGTTTGACGCATTTTGCAGCCTCAAGCGACTTTTCGGCAATGGCAACGTTCTCAGCATCAAAATTCGTGCCGTTCTTACCGCCTCTCAGGATGACAAATGTATCCTTGTTGCCCTCTGTGGCCACAATTGCCACGACACCCGGCTTTGTgacagaaagaaagtgaTGGCAGTGTCCAGCGGCACGAAGAGCATCAACAGCAACACTCAATGTTCCGTCAGTTCCATTCTTGAAGCCAACTGGGAACGAAAGACCAGATGCAAGCTCTCTGTGAAGCTGGGACTCGGTGGTTCTGGCACCGATTGCTCCTAAAGAGAAGCAGTCACTCAAGAATTGTGGGGAAATCGTGTCGAGCATCTCTCCGGCAATTGGCAGCTTCGTGGTCAAGTTCACGAACAGCTCTCTGGCTATTCTCAGTCCCTTGTTGATCTTGAAGGTTCCATCGATGTCTGGATCGTTAATGAGTCCCTTCCAACCAACAGTGGTTCTTGGTTTCTCGAGATATGCACGCATAATAATGTGAAGATCATCCTTCAGCTCGCTGCTCAACTTGGCAAGCCTGTCACAGTAGTCAACGGCAGCCTTAGGATCGTGAAGAGAGCATGGCCCCACGACTATGATAAGACGATCGTCCTTACCGTTAAGAATATCGCaagcttcttctcttcctctcAAAATGGTCTTTTCGGACTGTTTCGAAAGAGGGAATTGCGACTGAAGAAGGTCCGGTGGTGTAAGGGGGTTGTATCCAATAATACGCCAATCCTCAACGTGCGTTCTATCCCCCACGTGTGGGTTCTCCATGAACATGTGTGATTCCGActattataatatttgttAGTATGAGAGCTTCAAGACTGTCTAAAACTCGCATTCGCTGACGGTGAGGttgaataatgaaaaagcaCCATCTCTGATCCGAATTCCTAGCTTTGCACAATATCGAAAAGCTAAAATATCATCCCTCGATGTGATGGGTATAAAAAAACGGGAGATCCAAATGCTTGTCATCTCTTGCTAGTCCTTGTTTGTAGATTTAAAGAAGTTTAAGGTGCACTTACACTCATTGTTGCAAGATATGTAATGAATATTCGTTGATTTGGCGTGAAAATGCTGTATTATGAACTTCAcagtgaaataaatatcaaaGCAATTTGAGTAGATGTATGCTCAAGAGTTGTAAATCTTTGCAAGTtctttcaacaatttcaacTCGTTTTATATCCTGATTCGGTCAAGATATTCTATCCTATTAGAGCTGAGTCATCGCTCCCTATCATACGCCCTAATCTAAATTGGCTGGCCCcgtgaaaattttttttcctcggCCTCGGACActaacaagaaaatttaaagaagCGGGGGAAGGAAcaagcgaaaaaaaattatcttTCTGAGCTTCTGTCAATTTGACTCGGCGCTAAAGGAAAAtcataatataataatgccttatttttttggtgctTTCCAGCCGTGCCAATGATAGGAGCAATACCGCTGGTATCTGACACCTATTAAAGAATTTTTGACTGCCTAAAAATGTCAGTTTTGACTCATCGGGGTGTGAATTATTCAGTTTACCAATTCTTTCAGCCGGCATCCCCTTAGAACATCCAACCCTACAACATATactctcttcattttcttgaaaaaccAAAAGGTTAAATTGCAATtgaaattaatgaaaacatctataaaagaaagaaaaaaaaaaaaaggtaaagaTAAAAACGAAGCTATCTCCATGTGTACTTtatattcttattttctccACAGCGATCTGCTCGTAAAGGTCTGCATTCAATGGGcggtatttttttgcccTGTTGTCAAGATAATAAACCTGTTGCTTGCCAGACTTTCCAGCTGGAAGAATTGGATCTCTGAACCTCTTCTTGGATATCTTATGACTCGAAGTGAGCTCTATCATATCGAAACGGACAAAGCATGGCCTAGCAAAGTGTGGAAGATGCTGAAAAACTCTATCTGCCAGTTTATCCAAGACCTCCTGCCTTTGTGCTTCATCTTCCCGATTTTTGTTAACAGTCTGGATAACTGTATAGCCACATCTTCCCTCGTGGTTCTTCACCTTGCATCCAACAACTGCACAGTACTCGATATCATCCAAAGCCAAAATCTCGTTCTCCACCTCTGTGGTACTGACATTTTCGGATTTCCACCTGTAGGTATCTCCTAGTCTGTCCACGAAGTATATATTTCCCAACTCGTCCCTCCTCATCAAGTCGTCAGACCTCACCCAGGCATCTCCCTGGTGGAAAACATTCCTGATAACCTTCGAGTATGTTGCCTCATCGTTATTCATGTATCCTGGGAAAGTACCCTTGACATTCTTTGGATTCCAAATCTTCGTAATTAGCTCACCTTTCTCGTTGACGCCGGGCTCCTCACAGTATCCCTTCTTGTTTCTGTAGATCACATTGTCATCTTCTGGATCCATACGCACAAGAGTGTAGAGTGTGTAGCTGAAAACCCGATCTGCCAGCCATCCGTTATTTCTAATCGCACCGACTCCGTTACCGTCCACTTCATGGCATGTTGTTGCAAATGGAGACTCCGATGATGCATAAAACTCTCCAATTGCAGGAATACCGAACTTCTCCTTGAATTTGGTCCAGATGTCCATTCTGAGACCATTTCCATAAGCTAGCTTCACCTTGCCGTAGCAGTATCGAGAATCGTCATTTTCTGGTGCCTCGACCAAGTATCTGCAAGTTTCACCCACATACTGAATGGTGTTCGAGTGTGTAAGCCTGATTTGGGCCCAGAAACTCGACACGGAGAATTTGTGTCCCAAAGACAACGTTCCTCTGCATTCAAAAGTAGGCAGAACACCAAGAATGGATCCCGTACCATGGTAAAGGGGCATTGATGTGTACATGTTCATGTCATCATTCATACCCATAGGAATTGGGAAAAAATAGGCCGCAAAGAAAACTTTTCTCCACGAGTTCACGGCTGATTTAGGCATACCTGTAGTTCCACTGGTGTAAACGAGAAGTGCTGGGCTGTATGCCTTGACATCCTTGTCTCTAATGCTGTCTATTTGACGGAATTGTGGAGCTGCCGGATCACTGAgtcttttcatcatctctGCATCATCCAAATAGTAGATATTCAAACCCGGAAGCACCTTTTTGATTTCGTCTTCGCTTTCCTTGAAGTCCTTGGAGCAATCACTGGAGTCAACCAACACGCATTTGGAATCCACAACATTGATCGAGTGAACCAAAGGGTTGTGCTTTAGATTGTAGTTGAGAAAAGCTGGAAGAGCACCAATGTTCCAGAGAGCAAGCCatataaagataaataatGGCTTATTCATGAAATACATCGTGACTGTATCACCCTTGTTGATACCGTACTCCTCGTGAAGAATATAAGAGAGTCTAAGAACAATGTCATACATCTCTTTGTATGTGTACTGTTGTATGGCAAAAGCTTCATCACCATCTGTCTGATAACGCTTTCCGGGTTTAAGTCGGATGTAGTTGATGGCAACTTTATTTGCGTATTTTTTGCTAATTGCCGTCTTCTCAATGTCATAAAATTGGTTATACCGATGAGAAATTAATGTCTGGTATGCATGCCTAACTGCTTGGTAGGCAATTGGGAACAAAAATGTCATATCATCAGACACTTTGTACTTATAGTCAAACCTGTGAAGGCTACTTTTAATGGCTTTCCGTTTATGGAAGGCAAGTACTGCCGCTCCAGCCAATGCTAACAATGCGAGAGGGTTCGACATCGTTTAAGTGCACTCGTCAAATTGAAATGAAGATTAGTAACTATTAAAAGTGTCGTGCAACTCGGATGTCTTCAATAAAATCGTAAGTCTCCGTGCTTTCGAATAAAACCGGTTTTTTCAGTTGATCTAAAAAAAgttctaaaaaaaaaattgttaaAGCAACAGAATTAAACGTATGTTTATTGATTAATGAGGAAGGATTAAAGGGTacagaggaaaagaaaccACTCAGTCAGAAAAAGTTAATgtggaaaggaaaaaaaaaaggaatttaTGCCTATTTATACATCAACAATAAATAGGCATTCTATGTTTGACATcatattaaaaataaaacacaCAAGTGTCTGGAATTATGCCCACAATTTGCCGTTACGATCCCGACAATGGATCTGTTTGCTCAAATACGCTTTGAAAGAAGGTTATGGCAATAAGCCCAGCAGACGCGAAAAGCCATTTGATCATATTCGATTGTTCTCAGACCCCCCAGATCTGCAGAGTGAATGTGAAAATTTAAGCACCCTGTCCACGCATCCGTACACTTGTCAACTTGCAATTATGGTGTACTGTTGCACGCGGTTGTGTGTCTCTGAGTTCATAGGTACATTAAAACTTAAAACTCTAGAGagatttatatttttcacatttaaGTTTTTGGGTTCAAATAAAATCTctaaatttcttctttttcaacagCGATATTATTGATTATGACAGCTACTTCAATCAAAATTAGTTCATCACATCAATTAGATTTtcattaaataaatatacataCAAACAGCTTAGATAATTTCAAGCTTGTAGTAATCGCAAGTTAGGCATTACTTAGACATTAAATGGGCGCGTCTTACTTCTTGAAGCGTCAAATTTTTAAGGATTCCACAATCCCTTTTTCTGGCCATACACAACCAAGGTTGGCCAAGTCAAGAAAATTGTCATTCCTGCAATCCAGGTAGGAACCATTTTAATATCCTGAGCAACACGAACTCCCCAATAATTTGGTCCAATGTGTTTGGTGGCTTGTTTAGCAGCT
The sequence above is a segment of the Brettanomyces bruxellensis chromosome 6, complete sequence genome. Coding sequences within it:
- the ARO3 gene encoding 3-deoxy-7-phosphoheptulonate synthase, translating into MFMENPHVGDRTHVEDWRIIGYNPLTPPDLLQSQFPLSKQSEKTILRGREEACDILNGKDDRLIIVVGPCSLHDPKAAVDYCDRLAKLSSELKDDLHIIMRAYLEKPRTTVGWKGLINDPDIDGTFKINKGLRIARELFVNLTTKLPIAGEMLDTISPQFLSDCFSLGAIGARTTESQLHRELASGLSFPVGFKNGTDGTLSVAVDALRAAGHCHHFLSVTKPGVVAIVATEGNKDTFVILRGGKNGTNFDAENVAIAEKSLEAAKCVKPGEARIMVDCSHGNSQKDHRNQPKVAANVAKQIASGNTHICGLMIESNIVEGRQDIPPEGGKDKLKYGCSITDACISWEDTVTVLKELAAAVRSRRSVVAEKKSQQ
- a CDS encoding uncharacterized protein (SECRETED:SignalP(1-17)) encodes the protein MSNPLALLALAGAAVLAFHKRKAIKSSLHRFDYKYKVSDDMTFLFPIAYQAVRHAYQTLISHRYNQFYDIEKTAISKKYANKVAINYIRLKPGKRYQTDGDEAFAIQQYTYKEMYDIVLRLSYILHEEYGINKGDTVTMYFMNKPLFIFIWLALWNIGALPAFLNYNLKHNPLVHSINVVDSKCVLVDSSDCSKDFKESEDEIKKVLPGLNIYYLDDAEMMKRLSDPAAPQFRQIDSIRDKDVKAYSPALLVYTSGTTGMPKSAVNSWRKVFFAAYFFPIPMGMNDDMNMYTSMPLYHGTGSILGVLPTFECRGTLSLGHKFSVSSFWAQIRLTHSNTIQYVGETCRYLVEAPENDDSRYCYGKVKLAYGNGLRMDIWTKFKEKFGIPAIGEFYASSESPFATTCHEVDGNGVGAIRNNGWLADRVFSYTLYTLVRMDPEDDNVIYRNKKGYCEEPGVNEKGELITKIWNPKNVKGTFPGYMNNDEATYSKVIRNVFHQGDAWVRSDDLMRRDELGNIYFVDRLGDTYRWKSENVSTTEVENEILALDDIEYCAVVGCKVKNHEGRCGYTVIQTVNKNREDEAQRQEVLDKLADRVFQHLPHFARPCFVRFDMIELTSSHKISKKRFRDPILPAGKSGKQQVYYLDNRAKKYRPLNADLYEQIAVEKIRI
- a CDS encoding uncharacterized protein (BUSCO:EOG09261ICI); protein product: MQRLARVPFRNRVVLSACIPESACLKLSADRTHMFPMCFASTAHRLSGRIQIFQKRAVSMRADNAALPNYSSFNPLLGATMHQLDSLAPRFEIQGSQIVILNDPAIFYQTLKKKITRAKFRVFLSSLYIGRYQDDLIDCISRAMDKNPKLRVEILVDYLRSTRDAPGDSTASLLASLASDFGDRIDIRLYHTPKLHGLTEMLMPKRFNEGFGLQHMKIYGFDNEVMLSGANLSEDYFTNRQDRYYLFHSRSISDYYHAVQKAVGSLSFKLLPANNKQRFLLQWPTSNEACDPLVNVEMFIKDCNRVLRPVLKTHCGTKPLQADAVKNPDTVVYAVSSFVPLLKPDFSTEKPAILRIMSFLEDKNSSFTFTAGYFNMHKDLLDRISHSLASGRIITAAPQANSFYRSKGVSKYVPDAYLYNAKKFISKITKLHKQDLVKLLEWQNGVIHHPGGWSYHAKGIWVNLPNEKEPSISVVGSSNYTKRAYSLDLETNAVIITKSPDLKGRMMKEVDHLCQHTNELALDDFNKPDKHIGIGVKLAATMLGKML